One region of Exiguobacterium acetylicum genomic DNA includes:
- the radC gene encoding RadC family protein, which produces MVQLKGLAQATTVELLACLVRSGTRDRTPLEIAEELLHIYPSLIELEAAGVGGLEKAPGVGKAKALQIMAGLELGRRLVTEPKWVRPTIRSPEDAAELLLEEMRLYQQEHFICLYLNTKNEVVSKKTLFIGGLNTSIVHPRDVFREAIRCSAANFIAVHNHPSGDPTPSREDIEVSERLVEAGRLIGISCLDHIIIGHGQFISMKQRGFM; this is translated from the coding sequence ATGGTTCAGTTGAAAGGCTTGGCACAAGCGACGACAGTCGAGTTGCTGGCGTGTCTCGTCCGAAGTGGCACGCGCGACCGGACACCACTTGAAATCGCGGAAGAATTACTGCACATCTATCCTTCGTTGATCGAACTCGAGGCAGCGGGAGTCGGTGGGCTTGAAAAAGCGCCGGGGGTCGGGAAGGCAAAGGCATTACAAATCATGGCTGGACTAGAACTCGGTCGGCGTCTCGTCACGGAACCGAAATGGGTTCGACCGACGATCCGTTCACCGGAAGACGCCGCCGAACTGTTGTTAGAAGAGATGCGTCTCTATCAGCAGGAACATTTCATCTGCCTGTATTTGAATACGAAAAATGAGGTCGTCTCGAAAAAGACGTTATTCATTGGAGGATTGAACACGTCGATCGTCCACCCCCGAGACGTCTTCCGAGAAGCGATTCGCTGCTCGGCTGCGAACTTCATTGCCGTCCACAATCATCCGTCCGGTGACCCGACGCCGAGTCGGGAAGATATCGAGGTATCTGAGCGACTTGTTGAGGCAGGACGGCTCATTGGAATCAGTTGTCTTGACCACATCATCATCGGGCATGGACAATTTATTAGTATGAAACAGCGCGGATTTATGTAA
- the minD gene encoding septum site-determining protein MinD — MGRAIVVTSGKGGVGKTTTTANIGTALALMGHSVCLVDTDIGLRNLDIVLGLDNRSIYNIVDVVTGQCKLHQALVRDKRFEEMYLLPAAQSKDKSSVTPEQVKAIIDTLKLEYDFVLIDCPAGIEQGFMNAIAGADEAVVVTTPEKAAVQDADRIIGMLERSERNIVPKLVINRVRSHMMASGDMLDIDEIMRILSIDLLGLIIDDEEVIAASHRGVPVTMNPDNRAGLGYRNIARRILGESVPLLDLNEQPQKGFFVKLKKMLGMK; from the coding sequence ATGGGACGCGCCATCGTCGTCACATCCGGTAAAGGTGGCGTCGGAAAGACAACGACGACTGCAAACATCGGAACAGCACTTGCATTGATGGGACATTCCGTTTGTCTCGTTGATACGGATATCGGGTTACGTAATCTGGATATCGTGCTTGGTCTTGATAACCGGAGTATCTATAACATCGTTGACGTCGTGACAGGGCAATGTAAATTGCACCAAGCACTCGTCCGCGATAAACGTTTTGAAGAGATGTATCTGTTGCCTGCTGCTCAATCAAAGGATAAGTCCTCCGTCACACCCGAACAGGTGAAGGCAATCATTGATACACTAAAACTCGAATACGACTTCGTCTTGATCGATTGCCCTGCCGGAATCGAACAAGGCTTCATGAATGCAATCGCCGGAGCCGATGAAGCCGTCGTCGTGACGACACCGGAAAAAGCAGCCGTTCAGGATGCGGACCGGATCATCGGGATGCTCGAGCGCTCAGAACGTAACATCGTTCCGAAACTCGTCATTAACCGGGTGCGTTCACACATGATGGCATCAGGTGATATGCTCGACATCGATGAAATCATGCGTATCCTTTCGATTGATTTGCTTGGTCTGATCATCGATGATGAAGAAGTTATCGCCGCTTCCCACCGTGGTGTGCCGGTGACGATGAATCCGGATAACCGGGCTGGACTCGGCTACCGGAACATTGCCCGCCGGATTCTCGGAGAATCCGTGCCACTGCTTGATTTAAATGAACAACCACAAAAAGGATTCTTCGTTAAATTGAAGAAGATGCTTGGGATGAAATAA
- a CDS encoding prepilin peptidase translates to MTIVFTVYFFLLGLLITSFTNVVGLRVPVGESIVHPRSHCPTCGHVLGPLELTPVLGYAVLGGKCRSCGQPISIKYPALELLGGILYAYAFWQFGWSMELALTLVLTSLLFILTMSDLAYMLIPNKILLIFLPIALIVRYLSPLENWYNPIIGGIVGFVLLFVIFLASRHGMGAGDVKLFGLLGIFLGPLHVVIALFVSAFVGSVLGLTLMGLGRVKRKQPIPFVPSIAVGTLLTYYFADDWVSWYLDLLL, encoded by the coding sequence ATGACGATCGTCTTCACGGTTTATTTTTTCTTGTTAGGCTTACTCATCACGTCGTTTACGAACGTCGTCGGTCTGCGCGTTCCGGTCGGGGAGTCGATCGTTCATCCGCGCTCCCATTGTCCAACGTGTGGACATGTTCTTGGACCGCTCGAACTAACACCGGTACTCGGTTACGCTGTGCTCGGTGGGAAGTGCCGCTCTTGCGGACAACCGATTTCAATCAAGTATCCAGCGCTTGAATTACTTGGAGGAATTCTTTACGCCTACGCCTTTTGGCAGTTTGGCTGGTCGATGGAACTGGCCTTGACACTCGTCCTGACGAGCTTGCTGTTTATCCTGACGATGTCGGACTTGGCTTACATGCTGATCCCGAATAAAATTTTGCTCATCTTTTTGCCGATTGCCTTGATTGTGCGCTACCTTTCTCCACTCGAAAACTGGTATAATCCAATTATTGGTGGAATCGTCGGGTTTGTTCTATTATTCGTCATCTTTCTTGCTTCCCGGCATGGTATGGGGGCAGGGGATGTCAAGTTGTTCGGACTGCTCGGAATCTTCCTTGGACCGCTTCACGTCGTCATTGCCTTGTTCGTCTCGGCATTCGTCGGTTCCGTTCTTGGGTTAACGTTAATGGGACTCGGACGCGTGAAACGGAAACAACCAATTCCCTTCGTTCCGTCGATTGCCGTCGGGACATTACTGACATATTATTTTGCGGATGATTGGGTATCGTGGTACCTCGATTTGCTGCTTTAA
- the mreC gene encoding rod shape-determining protein MreC: MKRFLNNRKLLITLLSFLLLVILIGISLQGRNQSHWYQSFVRDTVGVGQRLFATPIGWIDDTVTSIKEVRDVYKENEHLKSRLSDYAGNAVKVRDLERENKELKDMLDLNGSIRDYKLLPAEMIGRTSSEWQRFVTINIGEQKGVKANMAVVTADGLIGRVIQASAYTSLVQLMSDTSRTNNVSATADDTKGKGVFGTIEGFDEETKLLKFTKIPNDAKLKKGQTVTTSGLGGKYPSGIVIGKIEEVKSDQYGASKIAYVKPAADFEQFGHVFVIEREAKEPFAETDKGGDTRE, encoded by the coding sequence ATGAAGCGATTTTTAAATAATCGAAAACTGCTCATCACACTCCTTAGTTTTCTCCTTTTGGTGATCTTGATCGGGATTTCGCTACAAGGGCGTAACCAATCCCACTGGTATCAAAGCTTTGTGCGTGATACCGTGGGCGTCGGTCAACGCCTTTTCGCGACACCGATTGGCTGGATTGATGATACGGTCACTTCGATTAAAGAAGTGCGTGACGTGTACAAAGAGAACGAACACTTGAAATCACGCTTAAGTGACTATGCCGGTAATGCCGTCAAAGTCCGTGATCTTGAACGTGAGAATAAAGAATTGAAGGACATGCTCGACCTGAACGGATCGATTCGCGATTATAAGTTGTTACCGGCAGAGATGATCGGTCGGACATCGTCCGAATGGCAACGGTTCGTCACGATTAATATCGGCGAACAAAAAGGAGTCAAGGCGAACATGGCCGTCGTAACAGCAGATGGACTGATCGGTCGCGTCATCCAGGCGAGTGCTTATACTTCCCTCGTGCAGTTGATGTCGGATACAAGTCGGACGAATAACGTCTCGGCAACGGCAGACGACACGAAAGGAAAAGGGGTCTTCGGTACGATCGAAGGCTTTGATGAAGAGACGAAATTACTCAAGTTCACGAAAATTCCGAATGATGCGAAGCTGAAAAAAGGGCAGACCGTCACGACGTCCGGTCTCGGTGGAAAGTATCCGAGCGGAATCGTCATCGGAAAAATCGAGGAAGTGAAATCCGATCAGTATGGGGCTTCGAAAATCGCATACGTCAAACCGGCAGCAGACTTCGAACAGTTCGGTCATGTCTTCGTGATTGAGCGCGAAGCGAAGGAACCTTTCGCTGAGACCGATAAGGGAGGGGACACTCGTGAATAA
- a CDS encoding septum site-determining protein MinC: MIERKRYVTMKGHRGGLAVYVNERCSVDEFLDDLELTLADKSVENGRAVPITFFFGRRYVDEGVLTAVESIVARHDSFSFKGYDSECITKDEAKALYGERTFHYFGGTARSGHVLDVEGSIVIIGDINPGAVVHATGSIYCLGALRGTVHAGKGGNTEAVIAASVLQPKWVAVAGTVHEEPDDAPIPALDMGCAFLGEDGVEFSRLQTVPLARMDQFAIDSERG; this comes from the coding sequence ATGATTGAGCGTAAACGTTATGTAACGATGAAAGGTCATCGTGGTGGCCTCGCCGTCTATGTGAATGAAAGGTGCAGTGTGGATGAATTTCTTGACGATTTAGAGTTGACGCTTGCGGACAAATCCGTCGAGAACGGACGCGCCGTACCGATCACCTTCTTCTTCGGTCGACGTTATGTCGATGAAGGGGTGTTGACGGCCGTCGAATCTATCGTCGCGCGACATGATTCCTTCTCTTTCAAAGGCTATGACAGTGAGTGCATCACGAAAGATGAGGCAAAAGCCTTATACGGAGAGCGAACGTTCCATTATTTCGGTGGCACGGCACGCAGTGGGCACGTATTAGACGTCGAAGGCTCGATCGTCATCATCGGAGATATCAATCCGGGGGCGGTCGTCCATGCGACAGGAAGTATCTATTGTCTCGGTGCTTTACGTGGTACCGTTCATGCAGGTAAAGGTGGCAATACGGAAGCCGTCATCGCTGCGAGTGTATTGCAACCGAAGTGGGTCGCAGTCGCTGGTACCGTCCACGAAGAGCCGGACGACGCACCGATTCCTGCTCTCGATATGGGTTGTGCATTTTTAGGCGAAGACGGGGTGGAATTCTCCCGCCTTCAAACCGTTCCGCTAGCGCGGATGGATCAGTTTGCGATTGATAGTGAAAGAGGGTGA
- a CDS encoding fimbrial assembly protein — protein sequence MAQRRKGTYIYFNFTDVAIFGAVVKKGVIKRRAVVALPPGTLQGGWLQPEASLDFIFDGLLTKLKVPRGSQAVLALDGSLVLARKLDIPETIETNQIRGYLFMEIGHSIVLPFEEPYFDYTVLEEDGKREIMLYAAPNEALKQYTQLFKQKHLRLVAAEPQPLATYFGIEAHHPVATEADTLLIWNANATNHQLIIIEDHVPRLIRSVDTFAADAWDVDVIDDQLHYRYRSDDPTVELVLDEMLLEFSRVLDFYRFSLAREGREITNVVLAGDFPFRDELATRFRSNFDLNLDEIPEMMTIDGQSIPRAYLPLAGLASPRKDRINLLPENDEAPKYPLVASLILLLFGGLAGGYLYWQTDQFADRVESTNDQIQIVRQLQSESDQSAKQEVAQLKQTVEGLETTPRPAVPTLERITRYLPERGYILQFAYGADHAVTMTTQFETLDELNDFYRELLTDKVFSGTNLASVTTRTMNEKADVVTTTTVDPTTGQEVPTTEITPSDDAKSEEPRYIGQFSLNVNPTEVVKGETNEADPEVPKEDQPSESETDSSTEATPETDTTDPNVTTEIEEVPDN from the coding sequence ATGGCGCAACGGCGTAAAGGTACATATATTTACTTTAATTTCACCGATGTCGCAATTTTCGGTGCAGTCGTCAAAAAAGGCGTCATTAAGCGCCGGGCAGTCGTCGCGCTGCCGCCGGGAACACTGCAAGGGGGCTGGTTGCAACCGGAAGCCTCGCTTGATTTCATCTTTGACGGGTTACTGACGAAGCTGAAAGTACCGCGTGGCTCGCAAGCGGTGCTGGCGCTCGATGGTTCACTCGTTCTCGCCCGGAAACTCGACATTCCGGAAACGATCGAGACGAATCAAATTCGCGGTTACTTATTCATGGAGATTGGACATAGTATCGTCTTGCCGTTTGAAGAACCGTATTTTGATTACACGGTTCTGGAAGAAGACGGCAAGCGGGAAATCATGCTCTATGCCGCGCCAAACGAGGCACTCAAGCAATACACGCAACTGTTCAAACAAAAACACCTACGACTAGTTGCAGCTGAACCACAGCCGCTTGCGACCTACTTCGGGATCGAAGCCCATCATCCAGTCGCAACGGAAGCTGATACGTTATTGATCTGGAATGCGAATGCGACGAACCATCAGCTGATCATCATCGAAGATCACGTCCCACGTCTGATTCGCTCCGTTGATACGTTTGCGGCTGACGCGTGGGATGTTGATGTCATCGACGACCAACTGCATTACCGTTACCGTTCAGATGATCCAACAGTCGAACTTGTCTTAGACGAGATGTTACTCGAGTTCTCACGAGTGCTCGATTTCTATCGTTTTTCACTCGCGCGGGAAGGACGAGAAATCACGAACGTCGTCCTTGCCGGCGACTTCCCGTTTCGAGATGAACTGGCGACGCGTTTCCGGTCGAACTTCGATTTAAACCTTGATGAGATTCCAGAGATGATGACAATCGACGGACAGTCGATTCCACGGGCATACTTACCACTCGCTGGTCTTGCTTCACCGCGAAAAGACCGCATCAACTTGTTACCGGAAAACGATGAAGCACCGAAGTATCCGCTCGTCGCTTCATTGATCCTCTTATTGTTCGGCGGACTTGCCGGTGGTTATCTCTACTGGCAAACCGATCAATTCGCGGACCGCGTCGAATCGACGAACGATCAAATCCAGATCGTCCGTCAGTTGCAGTCGGAATCGGATCAATCAGCGAAACAAGAAGTCGCGCAACTTAAACAGACGGTCGAAGGACTCGAAACGACGCCTCGTCCTGCTGTACCAACACTTGAGCGGATTACCCGTTATCTCCCGGAACGCGGTTACATTCTTCAATTCGCCTATGGGGCAGATCATGCCGTGACGATGACGACACAATTCGAGACGCTTGATGAACTGAACGATTTTTATCGTGAGCTGTTGACGGATAAAGTCTTCTCAGGAACGAATCTTGCAAGTGTGACGACACGAACGATGAATGAAAAGGCAGACGTCGTCACGACAACGACGGTTGATCCGACGACCGGACAAGAAGTCCCGACGACGGAAATTACACCGTCTGACGATGCCAAATCAGAAGAACCCCGTTATATCGGACAATTCTCGTTAAACGTCAACCCGACGGAAGTCGTCAAAGGCGAGACGAACGAGGCTGATCCGGAAGTACCAAAAGAAGATCAGCCGTCTGAATCGGAAACGGACAGCTCGACGGAAGCGACTCCTGAGACCGATACGACTGATCCGAATGTAACGACTGAAATCGAGGAGGTGCCGGACAATTGA
- a CDS encoding ribonuclease E/G gives MRWISEQTASLERLALVEGGRLIEYHERMRDEIRVGTFVYAKVDRLHPTLGAAFLIATDGTPLYLPLNETVEALRRYPDVPTIGQAVQVGQTLLVQVVKEGVAPKQHKVTQNITYGGRYLVYFPYGRRIRFSRKLDLVVQRQLAEQLTTTDEEGILYRTEAAKASIDELKQELQSLRTRHKELLKAPRLEQDEALIVQEAKRLPHVTDALVMTRQEKERLELLGLSVERSLRKGRLPEMEAIDGAIEKAMQRVVWLDGGAYLLIEEVETMTVIDVNSGKTISVKEQKRTFDQINEAAAVEVMRQLRLRNISGMIAIDFLRGSSKGQTRVTQLLKERAALETKQIEVYGFTKMGLCELTRQRHGKSLQERSQESGQWTRLSVYRLIEPKLLEIATYAEAVVIRAPRHLLQDEFISRQPLEVHVLEGDPAVLFTGSSQDCLDFIKRSE, from the coding sequence ATGCGATGGATTAGTGAACAGACCGCTTCACTTGAACGATTAGCATTGGTCGAAGGCGGTCGATTGATTGAATATCATGAACGGATGCGTGACGAGATCCGGGTTGGCACTTTCGTCTATGCCAAGGTCGACCGGTTGCACCCGACGCTCGGAGCAGCCTTTTTAATCGCGACTGACGGTACACCGCTTTACTTACCGCTGAATGAAACGGTGGAAGCACTTCGTCGCTATCCGGACGTCCCGACGATTGGGCAAGCCGTCCAGGTCGGACAGACGTTGCTCGTTCAGGTCGTCAAGGAAGGAGTCGCACCGAAGCAACATAAGGTTACGCAGAACATCACCTATGGTGGACGTTATCTCGTCTATTTCCCGTACGGTCGACGTATCCGTTTCAGTCGAAAGCTGGATCTCGTCGTTCAGCGTCAACTGGCGGAGCAACTGACGACGACGGACGAAGAGGGGATTCTCTACCGGACAGAGGCGGCAAAAGCATCAATCGACGAATTGAAGCAAGAATTGCAGTCATTACGGACACGACATAAAGAACTTTTGAAGGCGCCGCGTCTTGAACAAGACGAGGCACTGATCGTCCAGGAAGCGAAACGACTTCCGCACGTTACCGATGCGCTCGTCATGACGCGTCAGGAAAAGGAACGCCTCGAACTGCTCGGTCTGTCCGTTGAACGATCGCTACGAAAAGGACGCTTACCCGAGATGGAAGCAATCGACGGAGCAATCGAGAAGGCGATGCAACGGGTCGTCTGGCTTGACGGGGGAGCATATCTCTTGATTGAAGAAGTCGAGACGATGACTGTCATCGACGTCAACAGTGGGAAGACGATTTCGGTCAAAGAACAAAAGCGGACGTTTGATCAAATCAATGAAGCGGCTGCTGTTGAAGTCATGCGCCAATTACGGTTGCGCAACATCAGTGGCATGATTGCGATTGATTTCCTCCGTGGCTCAAGTAAAGGGCAGACGCGGGTGACCCAACTCCTCAAAGAACGGGCAGCGCTCGAGACGAAACAAATCGAAGTCTATGGGTTTACGAAGATGGGCTTATGCGAACTGACACGACAACGTCACGGGAAATCGCTACAGGAACGCTCACAGGAATCCGGTCAGTGGACGCGATTGAGTGTCTATCGCTTGATTGAACCGAAGTTGCTTGAGATCGCGACCTATGCGGAAGCAGTCGTGATTCGTGCACCACGGCATCTGTTGCAGGACGAATTCATCTCTCGTCAACCGCTCGAAGTCCATGTGCTCGAAGGCGATCCAGCGGTCCTGTTCACGGGGTCGTCACAGGACTGTCTCGATTTCATCAAGCGATCGGAATAA
- the mreD gene encoding rod shape-determining protein MreD, which produces MNNVKLFFAVFLLFILEGTLFAGPLGDGSPYVIHATLIGLMFLGRYGKLEQALGFGLVFGLLYDFVYSDIIGIYLFALSAIPLFSSFVLKYVKENVLTILVTFTFSAILYELDIYFFTASVVGVGVSFQELATQIIPRSLVAQLIGIIILYYPMTRLVQSTLDEKRG; this is translated from the coding sequence GTGAATAACGTTAAGTTGTTTTTCGCCGTGTTCCTTCTTTTTATCTTAGAAGGGACGTTGTTCGCCGGACCACTCGGAGACGGTTCACCGTACGTCATCCATGCGACATTGATCGGCTTGATGTTCCTCGGTCGGTACGGAAAACTTGAACAGGCACTCGGATTCGGACTCGTTTTCGGATTGCTGTATGATTTCGTGTACTCGGATATCATCGGCATTTACTTATTTGCGTTATCCGCCATTCCGCTTTTTAGTAGCTTCGTGCTAAAATATGTAAAGGAGAACGTATTGACGATTCTTGTCACGTTCACGTTCAGTGCTATTTTGTATGAGCTCGATATATATTTCTTCACGGCTTCGGTCGTGGGTGTCGGAGTCTCCTTCCAGGAACTTGCGACACAGATCATTCCAAGGAGTCTGGTTGCGCAGCTGATCGGGATCATCATCCTGTATTATCCGATGACCCGACTCGTGCAGTCGACCCTTGACGAGAAAAGAGGATGA
- a CDS encoding type II secretion system protein — translation MVERLKEIWLDAKQMRDERGLTLIELLVVVVILGIIAAIAVVAIGGLIENSRKDAVVSDAKQLVAAAKLYTSANPMQPGQTIKLGIKEGGEAIPSKDSEEAKANEDTLDKYIDEMKDSLNSDADYASSYVVVTEEQGKFTYKVTLLSAKEGNTYFSGAEPKDLKRAGVKVD, via the coding sequence ATGGTAGAACGGTTAAAAGAAATCTGGTTAGATGCAAAACAAATGCGCGATGAGCGCGGACTGACGTTGATCGAGTTACTCGTCGTCGTCGTTATCTTAGGAATCATTGCAGCAATCGCTGTCGTCGCAATCGGTGGATTGATCGAGAACTCGCGTAAAGATGCAGTTGTTTCGGATGCGAAGCAATTGGTTGCAGCAGCAAAACTTTATACGTCTGCAAATCCGATGCAACCGGGTCAAACTATTAAACTTGGTATCAAAGAAGGTGGAGAAGCAATCCCATCTAAAGATTCTGAAGAGGCAAAGGCTAATGAAGATACACTAGATAAGTACATCGATGAAATGAAAGATTCGTTGAACTCAGATGCAGATTATGCTTCTTCATATGTAGTTGTAACTGAAGAGCAAGGTAAGTTTACTTATAAAGTTACTCTTTTAAGTGCTAAAGAAGGCAATACTTACTTTAGTGGTGCTGAGCCAAAAGATTTAAAGCGAGCTGGAGTTAAAGTAGATTAA
- a CDS encoding rod shape-determining protein encodes MFGSFSREIGIDLGTANTLVYVKGQGIVVREPSVVAFRTDTGKIEAVGNAAKNMIGRTPGNVTARRPMKDGVIADYETTATMIKYFMDQASKKKGLFSSKTNVMICVPSGITSVEKRAVEDAAKLAGAREAYTIEEPFAAAIGAGLPVSEPTGSMVVDIGGGTTEVAVISLGGIVTSQSIRVGGDEMDESIIRYIKSKYNLMIGERTAETLKMTIGYARIDEESENETMEIRGRDLVTGLPKQIEVTSAEICDALSDTVEAILAGVKHTLEQTPPELSADVMDRGIVLTGGGALLKNLDAVIEDETRILTLVAENALDCVAIGTGKSLEMMNVLRSKSGISQKR; translated from the coding sequence ATGTTTGGATCATTCAGCCGTGAAATCGGCATTGACTTAGGTACGGCTAACACGCTTGTGTATGTAAAGGGGCAAGGAATCGTCGTCCGCGAACCGTCCGTCGTCGCCTTCCGTACGGATACAGGGAAAATTGAAGCTGTCGGTAACGCGGCAAAAAACATGATCGGTCGTACGCCGGGTAACGTGACTGCACGACGCCCGATGAAAGACGGGGTTATCGCGGATTATGAAACAACCGCTACGATGATCAAATATTTCATGGATCAAGCTTCTAAGAAAAAAGGCTTGTTCTCTTCTAAGACGAACGTCATGATCTGTGTACCAAGTGGTATCACATCGGTCGAAAAACGTGCGGTCGAAGATGCAGCGAAACTTGCAGGTGCGCGTGAAGCGTACACGATCGAAGAACCATTCGCAGCAGCAATCGGAGCTGGTCTTCCGGTTTCGGAACCAACAGGCTCGATGGTCGTTGATATCGGTGGTGGTACGACAGAAGTTGCTGTCATCTCACTCGGTGGTATCGTCACGAGCCAATCGATCCGTGTCGGTGGTGATGAGATGGATGAGTCGATCATTCGTTACATCAAATCGAAGTACAACTTGATGATCGGGGAGCGGACAGCTGAGACGTTGAAAATGACGATCGGTTACGCTCGCATCGATGAAGAGTCAGAGAACGAAACGATGGAAATCCGTGGACGTGACCTTGTCACAGGTCTTCCGAAACAGATCGAAGTCACAAGTGCGGAAATTTGTGACGCACTCTCGGATACAGTTGAAGCGATTCTTGCAGGTGTCAAGCACACGCTTGAGCAGACGCCTCCTGAATTATCAGCAGACGTCATGGACCGCGGAATCGTCTTGACAGGCGGTGGGGCACTCTTGAAGAACCTCGACGCTGTCATCGAAGACGAAACACGTATTTTGACACTCGTTGCAGAAAATGCACTCGATTGTGTCGCAATCGGTACAGGAAAATCACTCGAGATGATGAATGTTCTTCGTTCGAAATCAGGCATCTCGCAAAAAAGATAA
- a CDS encoding Maf family protein, with translation MITQPHLILASASPRRTELLQQIGIPHEVVPANVVEEAPYPMSPHEYVRHLSQKKARAITADGVILAADTVVAIDDMILEKPADISEARAMLARLSGRAHEVVTGVTIRFGEKEETFDVTTHVRFGALPDEWMEGYIATNEPYDKAGGYGIQAMGGLFVEAIEGDYYNVVGLPIHEITKRLASFDIKPMFA, from the coding sequence ATGATAACGCAACCACACTTGATTCTCGCGTCGGCTTCACCACGCCGGACGGAACTCCTACAACAAATCGGGATTCCTCATGAAGTCGTACCAGCGAATGTCGTCGAAGAAGCGCCGTACCCGATGTCACCGCATGAATACGTCCGCCATCTATCACAAAAGAAAGCGCGAGCGATTACAGCAGATGGTGTCATTCTGGCTGCCGATACGGTCGTCGCAATTGATGACATGATTCTTGAGAAGCCAGCGGATATTTCTGAAGCGCGGGCGATGCTTGCGCGTCTGTCAGGACGTGCTCATGAAGTCGTGACAGGTGTGACGATTCGCTTCGGAGAGAAGGAAGAGACGTTCGACGTGACGACGCACGTCCGTTTTGGTGCATTACCAGACGAGTGGATGGAAGGCTATATCGCGACGAACGAGCCCTATGATAAAGCGGGCGGTTATGGCATCCAAGCGATGGGTGGTCTGTTCGTCGAGGCAATCGAAGGCGATTATTATAATGTCGTCGGACTGCCGATCCACGAGATCACAAAACGTCTCGCGTCCTTTGACATCAAGCCGATGTTTGCGTAA